In Hyphomicrobiales bacterium, the following are encoded in one genomic region:
- a CDS encoding glutamate synthase: MNEQLGSTKLTFRRFEDGDTEIDDLQEVIFKADHSYKCPTYVHRTPPCQGSCPSGHEIRGWLAIARGMDKPTVEGMSWQQYAFERMAEANPFPSVMGRVCPAPCEDGCNRNEVDDFVGINAVEQYVGDYAIENKLTLKGPEAESGKKIAVIGGGPAGLSAAYFLRRRGHGVTVFEAHDYLGGMMRFGIPGYRTPRDMVDAEIQRILDLGVEARLNTKIGEDITVEQLEADYDAIFWAIGAQKGRPLPVPGSDAPNCITGVDFLEAFNQGWVVHTAKKIVVVGGGDTSIDVASVARRLGHINSVAKKDTAADPGVLGFTAHDVAGTMAREGVKATLTSLFPIEEMTAAEREREDALREGVDIKGGVMPLEVVLGDDGRAIALKMCECDMDGMRPVPREGTEFEIECDIIVSAIGQMGDLSGDLEGLDNGRGFIDADKVFKVKNKDKHFAGGDILRPHLLTTAIGQGSIAAESIDLFLQGHLSDKRPKVDVHHFNLMNELRNRKLEPSPYDHTQTRGTSDENFAVHNYEDRSTSQIIAHEELFLGHFKYDGREIRDEKHVESEEVVGNFEERLIGLTEEQAIHEGKRCMSCGMCFECDNCVIFCPQDAVFRVKKDQRAVGRYVDTDYGKCVGCHICKDVCPTGYIQMGLGE, encoded by the coding sequence ATGAACGAACAGCTCGGGAGTACGAAGCTGACCTTCCGTCGCTTTGAAGACGGCGACACTGAGATCGACGATCTTCAGGAGGTGATCTTTAAGGCGGATCATTCCTACAAGTGCCCGACCTACGTGCACCGGACGCCGCCGTGCCAGGGCTCGTGCCCGTCCGGTCATGAGATCCGCGGCTGGCTCGCGATCGCTCGCGGCATGGACAAGCCGACCGTCGAAGGCATGAGCTGGCAGCAGTATGCCTTCGAGCGGATGGCCGAAGCCAATCCGTTCCCCTCGGTGATGGGTCGCGTTTGCCCGGCGCCGTGCGAAGACGGCTGTAACCGCAACGAAGTCGACGATTTCGTCGGCATCAACGCAGTCGAACAGTATGTCGGCGACTACGCCATCGAGAACAAGCTGACGCTGAAGGGACCCGAAGCCGAATCCGGCAAGAAGATCGCCGTCATCGGCGGTGGTCCGGCCGGCCTGTCGGCCGCCTACTTCCTGCGTCGCCGCGGTCACGGCGTGACCGTGTTCGAGGCGCACGACTATCTCGGCGGCATGATGCGTTTCGGTATCCCGGGCTATCGTACCCCGCGCGACATGGTCGACGCTGAAATCCAGCGTATCCTCGACCTCGGCGTCGAAGCCCGCCTCAACACCAAGATCGGCGAAGACATCACCGTCGAGCAGCTCGAAGCCGACTATGACGCCATCTTCTGGGCCATCGGTGCGCAGAAGGGCCGTCCGCTGCCGGTCCCGGGTTCCGACGCGCCGAACTGCATCACCGGTGTCGACTTCCTCGAAGCCTTCAACCAGGGCTGGGTCGTCCACACCGCGAAGAAGATCGTCGTCGTCGGCGGTGGTGATACCTCGATCGACGTTGCCTCGGTTGCTCGCCGTCTTGGCCACATCAACTCCGTGGCCAAAAAGGACACCGCGGCCGATCCGGGCGTGCTCGGCTTCACCGCGCACGACGTTGCCGGCACTATGGCGCGCGAAGGCGTCAAGGCGACCCTGACCTCGCTCTTCCCGATCGAGGAAATGACGGCTGCCGAGCGCGAGCGTGAAGACGCGCTGCGCGAAGGCGTCGACATCAAGGGTGGTGTCATGCCGCTGGAAGTCGTCCTTGGCGACGACGGCCGCGCCATCGCGCTCAAGATGTGCGAATGCGACATGGACGGCATGCGCCCGGTCCCGCGTGAAGGCACCGAGTTCGAAATCGAATGCGACATCATCGTCTCGGCCATCGGCCAGATGGGCGATCTGTCGGGCGATCTCGAAGGCCTCGACAATGGCCGCGGCTTCATCGATGCCGACAAGGTCTTCAAGGTCAAGAACAAGGACAAGCATTTCGCCGGTGGCGACATCCTGCGTCCGCACCTCCTGACCACGGCCATCGGCCAGGGTTCGATCGCTGCCGAAAGCATCGATCTGTTCCTCCAGGGACACCTGTCCGACAAGCGTCCGAAGGTCGACGTTCATCACTTCAACCTGATGAACGAGCTGCGCAACCGCAAGCTCGAGCCGAGCCCGTACGATCATACCCAGACGCGCGGCACTTCGGACGAGAACTTCGCGGTTCACAACTACGAAGATCGTTCGACCTCGCAAATCATCGCGCACGAGGAACTCTTCCTCGGTCACTTCAAATATGACGGGCGCGAGATCCGTGACGAGAAGCACGTCGAAAGCGAAGAAGTCGTCGGCAACTTCGAGGAACGTCTCATCGGTCTGACCGAGGAACAGGCGATCCACGAAGGCAAACGCTGCATGAGCTGCGGCATGTGCTTCGAGTGCGACAACTGCGTTATCTTCTGCCCGCAGGACGCCGTCTTCCGGGTCAAGAAGGATCAGCGCGCGGTCGGTCGCTACGTCGACACCGACTACGGAAAATGCGTCGGTTGCCACATCTGTAAGGATGTCTGCCCGACCGGCTACATCCAGATGGGACTCGGGGAGTAA
- a CDS encoding nitrate reductase: MTTVYALLFYASTLLFVAGIGYRIWQYAKTPAPLKIPTTPAPTTRTGVWFRMGREVVLFESLFKSNKWIWLFGWAFHMALAVVVMRHLRYFIEPVWGWVSFVQPFGVYAGFAMVAALAALWARRVLVPRIRYITAPSDHLMLALLVAIGLSGLGLKFVARTDIVAVKAFFLGLMRFDWQPLPADPALLVHLTLVAVLMIVFPISKLLHAPGVFFSPTRNQVDNPRERRHLARWAQRLES, translated from the coding sequence TTGACGACAGTCTACGCGCTCTTGTTCTACGCCTCCACGTTGCTTTTCGTGGCGGGCATCGGCTACCGCATCTGGCAGTATGCGAAGACCCCGGCGCCGTTGAAGATTCCGACGACGCCGGCCCCCACCACCCGTACCGGTGTGTGGTTCCGCATGGGCCGTGAAGTGGTTCTGTTCGAGAGCCTGTTCAAGTCGAACAAGTGGATCTGGCTGTTCGGCTGGGCCTTCCACATGGCCCTTGCCGTGGTCGTAATGCGCCACCTCCGTTACTTCATCGAACCTGTCTGGGGCTGGGTGTCCTTTGTTCAGCCCTTCGGCGTCTATGCGGGTTTTGCCATGGTCGCGGCGCTGGCCGCGCTGTGGGCCCGCCGGGTGCTGGTACCGCGCATCCGCTACATCACCGCGCCGTCGGATCATCTGATGCTCGCGCTTCTCGTCGCCATCGGCCTGTCCGGTCTCGGCCTGAAGTTCGTCGCTCGGACCGACATCGTCGCCGTCAAGGCGTTCTTCCTCGGTCTGATGCGTTTCGACTGGCAGCCGCTGCCGGCCGACCCGGCTCTGCTGGTGCATCTCACCCTGGTCGCGGTGTTGATGATTGTGTTCCCGATTTCCAAGCTGCTGCATGCGCCGGGCGTCTTCTTCAGCCCGACCCGCAATCAGGTCGACAACCCGCGTGAGCGGCGTCACCTGGCCCGTTGGGCGCAGCGACTGGAAAGCTGA
- a CDS encoding 4Fe-4S ferredoxin has translation MPGVTLYVLGDEAHAKDPATAVSSKNRWGFLIDISKCTDDCTACVTACRTENGVADPENLEVDAQWIRKVFLKDPETGAKKSLPVMCQHCASPPCVDVCPTGASFKRADGIVLVDKHICIGCRYCMMACPYKARSFVHEPLEDQKPYAPRGKGTVESCTMCVHRVDAGQMPACVDACGSEGKGAMLFGDLNDPNSEIAQRLASYPTTRIRADLGVAPGVHYQNL, from the coding sequence ATGCCGGGCGTGACACTCTACGTGCTCGGTGACGAAGCGCACGCCAAGGACCCGGCGACCGCGGTTTCCTCGAAGAACCGCTGGGGCTTCCTCATCGACATCTCGAAGTGCACCGACGACTGCACGGCTTGCGTCACGGCCTGCCGCACCGAAAACGGCGTCGCAGACCCGGAGAACCTCGAGGTCGACGCACAGTGGATCCGCAAGGTTTTCCTCAAGGATCCCGAGACCGGCGCCAAGAAGTCACTGCCGGTGATGTGCCAGCATTGCGCCTCGCCGCCCTGTGTCGACGTCTGTCCGACCGGTGCCTCGTTCAAGCGCGCCGACGGCATCGTGCTCGTCGACAAGCACATCTGCATCGGCTGCCGCTATTGCATGATGGCCTGCCCCTACAAGGCACGCTCCTTCGTGCATGAGCCGCTTGAAGATCAGAAGCCGTATGCGCCGCGTGGCAAGGGTACCGTCGAATCCTGCACCATGTGCGTGCATCGGGTCGACGCCGGCCAGATGCCGGCCTGTGTCGATGCCTGCGGCAGCGAAGGCAAGGGCGCCATGCTGTTCGGCGATCTCAACGATCCCAACAGCGAAATCGCCCAGCGCCTCGCGTCCTATCCCACGACCCGGATTCGCGCCGACCTCGGTGTCGCGCCCGGCGTGCACTACCAGAATCTGTAA
- the tusC gene encoding sulfurtransferase complex subunit TusC gives MTVEAPEVDGEVVKKFMYVNRKAPYGTIYALESLEVVLISAAFEQDVCLAFLDDGVYQLMAGQDTKGIGMKNFSPAYNALGDYEINKLYVEKESLEERGLSADDLMEVTYEDEDDDWAEKPSIQLVTRAELAALMAEQDVIMGF, from the coding sequence ATGACCGTGGAAGCACCCGAAGTCGACGGCGAAGTCGTCAAGAAGTTCATGTACGTCAACCGCAAGGCGCCTTACGGCACCATCTATGCGCTCGAGTCGCTGGAAGTGGTGCTGATTTCGGCAGCCTTTGAACAGGATGTCTGCCTCGCCTTTCTCGATGATGGCGTCTACCAGCTGATGGCCGGTCAGGACACCAAGGGCATCGGCATGAAGAACTTCTCGCCGGCCTACAACGCGCTCGGCGACTACGAGATCAACAAGCTTTACGTCGAGAAGGAATCGCTCGAGGAGCGCGGCCTCTCGGCCGACGACCTGATGGAAGTCACCTACGAGGACGAGGATGACGACTGGGCCGAAAAGCCGTCGATTCAGCTCGTCACGCGCGCCGAACTGGCCGCGCTGATGGCCGAACAAGACGTCATCATGGGCTTCTAA
- a CDS encoding molybdopterin oxidoreductase, with translation MARIVYRELKKPKAFFYGLVALHIVVVGLLGLGSFWYMEHHGHIVSGMNNQVVWGTPHVFAVFLIVAASGALNVASISSVFAQTAYKPFARLSGLLAIALLLGGLFVLVLDLGRPDRLTVAMTTYNFKSIFAWNIYLYTGFMVIVAAYLWTMMSREGGRFYKPVAYLAFGWRLILTTGTGSIFGFLVAREAYDAALYAPLFIASSFAYGLAFMVLVLMTMGNTLQEELMSEEVISKFRRMLVIFILATFYFTVVMHLTNLYAAEHQGVERFILFGGNIYTTVLWVGQFLIGMVLPMLILLNPTMGASRSGFSLASILVLLGGVAQMYVIIVGGQAYPLNLFPGMEVTSTFADGQVGQYTPSLPEVLLGVSGVSLAMLITAIALMALRVLPRDPARQANA, from the coding sequence ATGGCCCGGATCGTCTACCGCGAACTGAAGAAACCGAAAGCCTTCTTCTACGGCCTCGTCGCCCTCCACATCGTCGTGGTCGGCCTGCTTGGCCTCGGCTCCTTCTGGTACATGGAGCATCATGGCCACATCGTCAGCGGCATGAACAACCAGGTCGTCTGGGGCACGCCGCACGTCTTCGCGGTGTTCCTGATCGTGGCCGCATCCGGCGCCCTCAACGTCGCGTCGATCTCCTCGGTCTTTGCGCAGACGGCCTACAAGCCGTTCGCCCGGCTTTCGGGCCTGCTGGCGATCGCGCTACTGCTCGGCGGCCTGTTCGTTCTGGTCCTCGATCTCGGCCGTCCCGACCGTCTGACGGTCGCCATGACGACCTATAACTTCAAGTCGATCTTCGCCTGGAACATCTATCTCTACACTGGCTTCATGGTCATCGTGGCCGCCTATCTGTGGACGATGATGTCGCGCGAGGGCGGCCGCTTCTACAAGCCCGTCGCCTATCTCGCCTTCGGCTGGCGCCTGATCCTGACCACCGGTACCGGCTCGATCTTCGGCTTCCTCGTTGCCCGCGAAGCCTATGACGCCGCGCTCTACGCGCCGCTGTTCATCGCCTCGTCGTTCGCCTACGGCCTCGCCTTCATGGTGCTGGTGCTCATGACCATGGGCAATACGCTGCAGGAAGAGCTGATGTCGGAAGAGGTGATCTCGAAGTTCCGCCGGATGCTCGTCATCTTCATCTTGGCGACTTTCTACTTCACCGTCGTGATGCACCTGACCAACCTCTATGCGGCCGAGCATCAGGGCGTCGAGCGCTTCATCCTGTTCGGCGGCAACATCTACACGACGGTGCTTTGGGTCGGTCAGTTCCTGATCGGCATGGTTCTGCCGATGCTGATCCTGCTTAACCCGACGATGGGCGCTTCGCGCAGCGGATTTTCTCTCGCTTCCATCCTTGTCCTTCTCGGCGGTGTGGCCCAGATGTATGTCATTATCGTCGGCGGCCAGGCTTACCCGCTGAACCTGTTCCCCGGCATGGAGGTCACCAGCACCTTCGCCGACGGTCAGGTTGGGCAGTACACGCCTTCGCTCCCCGAAGTTCTGCTTGGGGTCAGCGGTGTGTCGTTGGCGATGTTGATCACCGCCATTGCCCTGATGGCTCTGCGCGTCCTTCCGCGCGATCCGGCAAGGCAGGCGAACGCCTGA
- a CDS encoding reductase, with protein sequence MPALCPGAMADSLPYAAAPQHNTDLGFPGELVDNWQEKAIDKMGELLTKYRSFRVYLDSCVKCGACTDKCHYFLGTGDPKNMPVARQDLLRKVYRRYFTLPGKWFPKLVGAVDLTEEVLDDWYSYFHQCSQCRRCSVYCPYGIDTAEISMAAREIMDSVGKGQKYCNEILGKVHKIGNNLGLPEKALAATLEDLEEDIEDETGVPVKLPLDVKGADILLVTPSADFFAEPHIDGLIGYAKVFHQAGVNWTISSYASEAANFAMFIGSYEQMREVAQRIRKAAQDLGVKRIIVGECGHAWRVAYSFWNTLAGPFDFLDPNYPVPQHICEFTYDLIQKGELKFDKSQNDHMTLTYHDSCNVARASRMGDMPGGQFEIPRAIIRAVCNNYVDMAADTIRESTFCCGGGGGLLTDEIIDIRVKGAQPRMRALQEVAEDHGVTHMAAICAICKTQFAKVMPNYGFERDSIVSVHQLVSNAIILDGQTTDDDDEDGDDDA encoded by the coding sequence ATGCCGGCGCTGTGTCCCGGTGCCATGGCGGACTCGCTGCCTTACGCGGCAGCCCCGCAGCACAACACGGACCTTGGCTTCCCCGGTGAGCTTGTCGACAACTGGCAGGAAAAGGCCATCGACAAGATGGGCGAGCTGCTGACCAAGTACCGCTCGTTCCGGGTCTATCTCGACAGTTGCGTCAAATGCGGCGCCTGCACCGACAAGTGCCACTATTTCCTCGGCACCGGCGACCCGAAGAACATGCCGGTTGCTCGCCAGGACCTGCTGCGCAAGGTCTATCGCCGCTACTTCACCCTGCCGGGCAAGTGGTTCCCGAAGCTGGTTGGCGCCGTCGATCTCACCGAAGAGGTGCTCGACGACTGGTACAGCTACTTCCACCAGTGCTCGCAGTGTCGCCGTTGCTCGGTCTACTGTCCCTACGGCATCGACACCGCCGAGATCTCCATGGCCGCCCGCGAGATCATGGACTCGGTCGGCAAGGGCCAGAAGTACTGCAACGAGATCCTCGGCAAGGTTCACAAGATCGGCAACAACCTCGGCCTGCCGGAAAAGGCGCTGGCCGCGACGCTGGAAGACCTTGAAGAGGATATCGAGGACGAGACCGGCGTGCCGGTGAAGCTGCCGCTCGACGTCAAGGGCGCAGATATCCTGCTCGTCACCCCGAGCGCCGACTTCTTCGCCGAGCCGCATATCGACGGTCTCATCGGCTACGCCAAGGTGTTCCACCAGGCCGGCGTCAACTGGACGATTTCGTCCTATGCCTCGGAAGCCGCCAACTTCGCCATGTTCATCGGCTCTTACGAGCAGATGCGCGAAGTGGCCCAGCGCATCCGCAAGGCCGCCCAGGACCTCGGCGTCAAGCGCATCATCGTCGGCGAATGCGGCCACGCCTGGCGCGTCGCCTATTCCTTCTGGAACACGCTGGCCGGCCCGTTCGATTTCCTCGACCCGAACTATCCGGTGCCGCAGCACATCTGCGAGTTCACCTACGACCTGATCCAGAAGGGTGAGCTCAAGTTCGACAAGTCGCAGAACGATCACATGACGCTGACCTATCACGACAGCTGCAACGTCGCGCGTGCCTCGCGCATGGGCGACATGCCGGGCGGTCAGTTCGAGATCCCGCGCGCCATCATCAGGGCGGTCTGCAACAACTACGTCGACATGGCGGCTGACACGATCCGCGAGTCCACCTTCTGCTGTGGCGGCGGCGGCGGTCTGCTGACCGACGAAATCATCGACATTCGCGTCAAGGGCGCTCAGCCGCGCATGCGCGCACTGCAGGAAGTGGCCGAGGATCACGGTGTCACGCACATGGCCGCCATCTGCGCCATCTGCAAGACCCAGTTCGCCAAGGTCATGCCGAATTACGGCTTCGAACGCGACTCCATCGTCAGTGTCCATCAGCTCGTTTCCAACGCCATCATTCTCGATGGTCAGACGACTGACGACGACGACGAGGATGGCGACGACGACGCCTGA
- a CDS encoding sulfurtransferase TusE (transfers sulfur from TusBCD complex to MnmA; involved in thiouridation of U34 position of some tRNAs), with protein sequence MAYELNGTTVEHDEEGYLTDISVWSSDLAELIAQDEKIDMTPEHWEVVNFLREYYDEYQIAPAIRVLVKALKKKFGPEKASNKYLYELFPYGPAKQACKIAGLPKPTGCV encoded by the coding sequence ATGGCTTACGAACTGAACGGCACGACCGTCGAGCACGACGAAGAAGGCTACCTGACCGACATCTCGGTTTGGTCGAGCGATCTCGCCGAGCTCATCGCTCAGGACGAAAAGATCGACATGACCCCGGAACACTGGGAAGTCGTGAACTTTCTCCGCGAGTATTATGACGAATACCAGATTGCCCCGGCGATCCGCGTTCTCGTCAAGGCGCTGAAGAAGAAGTTCGGTCCGGAAAAGGCCTCGAACAAGTACCTGTACGAGCTGTTCCCGTACGGCCCGGCCAAGCAGGCTTGTAAGATCGCCGGCCTTCCGAAGCCGACCGGCTGCGTCTAA
- a CDS encoding glycosyl transferase family protein, with the protein MNPEAHPFARFVAILGRGKSLTRSLTVEESEEAMAMILRDEVRPEQLGALLMLLRVKEESPEEIAGFVQAVRNSITLPANAPAVDLDWSSYAGKRRQLPWYLLSALAMARSGLKVFMHGTEGHTAGRLYTREAMNALGMPVASSFDEAAAQLTSGNFAYMPLEVMSPKLKELIELRPVLGLRSPVHTLARMVNPFKADATLQGIFHPGYMEIHQGAAVILGEKNMAVFRGEGGEGERRPNKPVDVWTVHDGKAGEEYWPPLLPEPRQAADEDMDIGRLSALWRGDITDDYAEAAVVGTIAIALRLMRRADSIDTAQTMATAMWADRDKANFPAVA; encoded by the coding sequence ATGAATCCTGAAGCGCATCCTTTCGCGCGGTTCGTCGCAATTCTCGGCCGAGGCAAGAGTCTCACCCGGTCGCTGACCGTGGAAGAGTCCGAGGAAGCGATGGCGATGATCCTGCGCGACGAGGTCCGGCCCGAGCAGCTCGGCGCCCTGTTGATGCTTCTGCGCGTCAAGGAAGAGAGCCCGGAGGAAATCGCCGGCTTCGTACAAGCGGTACGCAATTCGATCACCCTGCCGGCCAATGCGCCCGCCGTCGATCTCGACTGGTCGTCTTATGCCGGCAAGCGCCGTCAGCTCCCCTGGTACCTGTTGTCCGCGCTGGCGATGGCCCGGAGCGGCCTGAAGGTCTTCATGCACGGCACCGAAGGCCACACCGCCGGGCGCCTTTACACCCGTGAAGCCATGAATGCGCTCGGCATGCCGGTCGCGTCGTCCTTTGATGAGGCTGCCGCACAGCTCACCAGTGGCAATTTCGCCTACATGCCGCTTGAGGTCATGTCGCCGAAGCTGAAGGAACTGATCGAGCTGCGCCCGGTGCTCGGCCTGCGTTCGCCGGTGCATACACTGGCGCGCATGGTCAATCCGTTCAAGGCCGATGCGACGCTGCAGGGCATCTTCCATCCCGGCTACATGGAAATCCATCAGGGTGCAGCCGTCATCCTTGGCGAGAAGAACATGGCTGTGTTCCGCGGTGAGGGCGGCGAGGGCGAACGCCGCCCGAACAAGCCGGTCGACGTGTGGACCGTTCATGACGGCAAGGCCGGCGAGGAATACTGGCCGCCGCTGCTGCCCGAACCGCGCCAGGCCGCGGACGAGGACATGGATATCGGCCGACTGTCGGCTCTGTGGCGCGGCGACATCACCGATGACTACGCCGAGGCTGCCGTGGTCGGCACGATCGCGATCGCGCTACGTCTGATGCGTCGCGCCGACAGCATCGACACCGCCCAGACGATGGCGACCGCCATGTGGGCCGACCGCGACAAGGCGAACTTCCCCGCCGTCGCCTGA
- a CDS encoding cobyrinic acid a,c-diamide synthase: MAHIFLSAAHKSSGKTTLTIGLAAALARRGRVVQPFKKGPDYIDPMWHRHAAGRASYNLDFNTMTAGEIEATFAANLAGADIGLIEGNKGLYDGMDIEGSDCNAALARMLDAPVVLVLNAEGITRGIAPLVIGYQAFDPQVKIAGLILNSLVSARQESKMRAVLERYTDLPVIGAVGRDRNLGVLERHLGLVPPDEAGGPAERIAHIADVVEAGIDLDAFEAIAATAPVVTAPPVVPSVPSPDLRVGITRDSAFGFYYSDDLERFRQAGAEPVFFDCLSDPHLPDVDALFIGGGFPETHMQALSANASLRQEIRAAIEAGMPTYAECGGLMYLSRSIFWNGERHDMVGAVPADAVMNSRPQGRGLVRLAPTGEAPWSPLGSSSPVVAAHEFHYAGLENVAMGSRYAYRVERGHGIDGTNDGIVIGNLVANFVHLRHTAATPWVDRFVDFIRTTKRARAAAPATLTSRSTEKA, encoded by the coding sequence GTGGCGCATATCTTTCTTTCAGCCGCCCACAAATCGTCGGGCAAGACGACGCTGACCATTGGCCTCGCCGCGGCGCTGGCCCGGCGTGGCCGTGTCGTCCAGCCTTTCAAGAAGGGCCCCGACTACATCGACCCGATGTGGCACCGCCACGCTGCCGGCCGCGCGTCCTATAATCTCGACTTCAACACCATGACGGCCGGTGAGATCGAGGCGACCTTCGCCGCGAACCTGGCCGGTGCCGATATCGGCCTCATCGAGGGCAACAAAGGCCTCTATGACGGCATGGATATCGAGGGCAGCGACTGCAACGCGGCGCTCGCCAGGATGCTCGACGCACCGGTCGTGCTGGTGCTCAACGCCGAAGGCATCACGCGTGGGATCGCTCCGCTCGTCATCGGCTATCAGGCCTTCGACCCACAAGTGAAGATCGCCGGCCTCATCCTCAACAGCCTTGTTTCCGCGCGCCAGGAATCGAAGATGCGCGCCGTGCTCGAACGCTACACGGATCTGCCGGTGATCGGCGCCGTCGGACGCGATCGCAATCTCGGTGTGCTTGAGCGCCATCTCGGACTGGTGCCGCCGGATGAAGCTGGCGGCCCGGCGGAACGCATCGCCCATATCGCCGATGTTGTCGAAGCCGGCATCGACCTCGATGCCTTCGAGGCGATTGCCGCCACCGCGCCGGTCGTGACCGCTCCACCTGTCGTGCCGTCTGTTCCGTCGCCCGATCTGCGCGTCGGCATCACCCGCGATTCCGCCTTCGGCTTCTACTACTCCGACGATCTCGAGCGGTTCCGTCAGGCCGGTGCCGAGCCGGTCTTTTTCGATTGCCTGAGCGATCCGCATCTGCCCGATGTCGACGCACTGTTCATCGGCGGTGGTTTCCCGGAAACCCACATGCAGGCGTTGTCGGCGAACGCGTCTCTGCGCCAGGAAATCCGCGCGGCCATTGAAGCCGGCATGCCGACCTACGCCGAGTGCGGCGGGCTGATGTATCTTTCCCGCTCGATCTTCTGGAACGGCGAACGCCACGACATGGTCGGCGCCGTTCCCGCCGATGCGGTGATGAACAGCCGGCCGCAGGGCAGGGGGCTCGTCCGTCTTGCCCCGACCGGCGAGGCGCCATGGTCGCCGCTCGGGTCGTCGTCGCCCGTGGTTGCCGCCCATGAATTCCACTATGCCGGGCTGGAAAACGTCGCCATGGGCAGCCGCTATGCCTACCGCGTCGAGCGCGGCCATGGCATCGACGGGACCAATGATGGCATCGTCATCGGCAATCTGGTCGCCAATTTCGTTCATTTGCGCCACACCGCGGCGACGCCCTGGGTCGACCGCTTCGTTGATTTCATCCGCACCACAAAAAGGGCGCGCGCCGCAGCCCCGGCAACCCTCACCTCACGATCGACCGAAAAGGCATGA
- the tusD gene encoding sulfurtransferase complex subunit TusD, with protein sequence MKFGILVTEGPYTHQASDSAYQFTKAALEKGHEIFRVFFYNDGVNNGTRLTVPPQDDRNIQKMWTELAEKHDLDMVVCIAAAQRRGILDENEARRQGKDANNIAPGFRISGLGQLVEAGIVSDRLVVFGD encoded by the coding sequence GTGAAGTTCGGAATCTTGGTCACCGAAGGGCCTTACACGCATCAGGCGTCTGACTCGGCCTATCAGTTTACGAAGGCGGCTCTTGAGAAGGGTCACGAGATCTTTCGTGTCTTTTTCTACAATGACGGCGTCAACAACGGTACTCGTCTGACCGTTCCGCCGCAGGACGACCGCAACATCCAGAAGATGTGGACGGAGCTCGCCGAGAAGCACGACCTCGACATGGTCGTCTGCATCGCGGCCGCGCAGCGCCGCGGCATTCTCGATGAGAACGAAGCGCGTCGCCAGGGCAAGGATGCCAACAACATCGCGCCGGGTTTCCGCATCTCGGGCCTCGGCCAGCTGGTGGAAGCCGGTATCGTTTCCGACCGCCTGGTGGTGTTCGGCGACTGA
- the dsrH gene encoding sulfurtransferase complex subunit TusB: protein MSTTLHTVNKSPFERNAFASCLAHLMPGDAILAIEDGVVGLRKSTAFADSLSSAAKDHKVYVLGPDLGARGMSADDLIDGVSIVDYDGFVDLVAEHQRTQAWL from the coding sequence ATGTCGACGACACTGCACACCGTCAATAAGTCGCCCTTCGAGCGCAACGCATTCGCCAGCTGCCTGGCGCATCTTATGCCGGGCGATGCCATTCTCGCGATCGAAGACGGCGTGGTCGGACTGCGCAAGTCCACCGCCTTCGCCGATTCCCTTTCCAGCGCCGCAAAGGACCACAAGGTCTACGTTCTCGGCCCCGATCTTGGTGCTCGCGGTATGTCCGCGGATGACCTAATCGACGGGGTTTCGATTGTGGATTATGACGGCTTTGTGGATCTGGTTGCAGAACACCAGCGCACGCAGGCGTGGCTGTGA